The DNA region ACGCAACCGGATGACGGAGGAGGAATGGCGCAGCCAGCATAAAATTTTTGAAAAGATGTTCTATGCCGTTGCCGATCTGCCCCAGCCGGTGATTGCGGCAGTGGATGGCTATGCATTGGCGGGAGGCTTTGAATTGGCGCTGAATTGCGACATGATCGTTGCGGCAAGGACTGCCGTCTTCGGGTTGCCGGAGGTGACGCGCGGAATTATGCCCGGCGGTGGAGCATCCAGACTGCTTCCCAAACGAATCGGACTTCACCGAACCAAGGAGTGGCTCTGCACCGGCCGGTTCATCCCCGCGGAGGAAGCTCATCAAGCCGGTCTGATCAATATCCTGACTGATTCAGAGCATGTTCGGGAGAAGTGGATGGAATTAGCCGAGACGATTGCCCTAAATGCCCCCTTGGCTGTCCAGGCCTGCAAGCAAGCGTCGGATCGATTGTTCGGCATGGATGATCGGGAGGCCCGGGAACAAGAGTTGGTCTACTACAACCGGTGTGTCGATACCGAGGATCGCTTGGAAGGCGTAAGGGCGTTTGTTGAAAAGCGTCCTCCGCAATTTAAAGGGGCTTCCAAAGGATGAGATTGAATTTTAAGGAGGCGTGATGAGTGCTGAGCATTCCCAAAAAGGTTGAGATTATTGAAGTCGGCCCGCGTGACGGCCTGCAAAACGAGCCCCGGCCGATCCCGACAGGCCAGAAAAAAGAGCTTATCTCCGGTCTGGCAAAGGCCGGATTTTCCCGTTTGGAAGCAACGGCCTTTGTGCACCCAAAATGGGTGCCGCAGATGTCGGATGCCGAGGAGATTGCAGCGTACTGCAATCAGCTGGGGATCCCTTACATTGCGCTAACGCCGAACTTGAAATCCCTAGAACGGGCGATTGCCGCGAATGTTAAGCAAATTGCTGTTTTTGTCGGCGCCAGCACGGCTTTTAACATGAAAAATATTAACAAAACTACGAAACAATCATTGGATGAATGTGAGATCATATTTGAAAAAGCCAAAGACCGGAATATGTTTATTCGCGCGTATGTTTCCACGGCTTTTTCCTGTCCGTATCAGGGAGATGTGA from Ferviditalea candida includes:
- a CDS encoding hydroxymethylglutaryl-CoA lyase, with translation MLSIPKKVEIIEVGPRDGLQNEPRPIPTGQKKELISGLAKAGFSRLEATAFVHPKWVPQMSDAEEIAAYCNQLGIPYIALTPNLKSLERAIAANVKQIAVFVGASTAFNMKNINKTTKQSLDECEIIFEKAKDRNMFIRAYVSTAFSCPYQGDVSFDELNEVCKRFVRLGADEIDLGDTNGFANPQIVYDRFSRLKELYPDAVFVGHFHDTKKMALANVLAALLAGIDKFDSSIGGLGGCPFSPGAKGNAATEELIWMFNEMGVETGIAYERLEGVSAFAKSLSTRLANY
- a CDS encoding enoyl-CoA hydratase/isomerase family protein, translating into MSYVYWKRTGSENMVAEIVLDRPEVKNAFNTAMAEQLLQICREISESDCRVVVLASSSPGAFCAGADLKERNRMTEEEWRSQHKIFEKMFYAVADLPQPVIAAVDGYALAGGFELALNCDMIVAARTAVFGLPEVTRGIMPGGGASRLLPKRIGLHRTKEWLCTGRFIPAEEAHQAGLINILTDSEHVREKWMELAETIALNAPLAVQACKQASDRLFGMDDREAREQELVYYNRCVDTEDRLEGVRAFVEKRPPQFKGASKG